CAGCGCGAGGACCGCGCCGGGCGCGAGCAGGCTTTCTGGCATAGATGTTCCCCCTTATTCTGTGGGCCGGGATGCTAGAGCGCATCGCCGACAATGCAACGGCAGACGTTCAAGCCTTGTCGCTCGCCAGTTCCGCGCGGATAACCGGCCCATCGCCGTCGACGCGCGGCGCGAAACCCAGATCCTGCGGCGGCATCGCGCCATATTTCACCGGTGGCTGCATCTCGTGGAAGGCACCGACATCGGGATGCGTGCGGTGGCGGAAGAAACCCGTCGCGACGAAATGGGGATCCTCCCTGATGTCCTCTAGGTCACGCGCCGCCATCGCCGGAATGTCGTTGGCGGCGAAGAGCGCCAGCCATTCGGCGTTGGACTTCGCCGGGGTCTTGCGCGCGATTTCGCTATAGATGATCGGCATATGCTGCCCCTTCGCTTTCGCCGCCGCATATTCGGGCGTTTCGAGCAGGTCGGCGCTCCCGAGCAGTTCCATCAGCCGTGCGGTCGATTCGGGCGTATAGGGGACGATCGCGAGATGTCCGTCGCGCGTCGGGAAGGGCTGACGCGTCGGGTCGAGCTGGCGCGGATAACCCGCGGGTCCGATCGGCGGGTCGAGCGCCGCGTCGCGCAGATGCTCGGTAAGCATGAACGAGGCGAAGCATTCGAACATCGGCACCTCGACCTCCTGCCCCTCACCGGTGCGCAGCTTGTGAACCAGTGCGGCGAGGATGGCCTGTGCGCCGAATTGACCTGCGATCTTGTCGGCGATCAGCGAGGGGAAATAGCGCGGGCTGGGGTTCCCGTCGACACGCGGGAGAAGGCTCGTTGTCCCTGTCGCGGCCTGGATGACATCGTCATAGGCCTGGAGGTCGGCGTAAGGGCCGTCCTGCCCGAAACCGGTGCCATGGACATAGATGATATCGGGTTTGAGCGCCTTGCAGCCTTCATAGTCGAAGCCGAGGCGCGCGATCGCTCGCCTACGGACATTGTGGAAGAAGACATCGGCGGTCGCGATCAGATCGCGCAGCGTGGCGGCGTCCTCGGGATTTTTGAGATCGAGCGCGATCGATCGCTTGCCGCGGTTCACCGTCAGGTGGATCGACCCCATCGTCGGATCGGGAACCCCGCTGCCGAGGTATCGCGAAATGTCGCCCGTCCCCGGCGTCTCGACCTTGATCACCTCGGCGCCAAGGTCGGCGAGCATCTGTGTCGCATAGGGGCCAAAGATGACCGTCGTCAGGTCGATGATCCGGATCCCCGACAGCATAGGCATAGCTCCTCCTCTTCCGGCGCGCAGGATAGAATGATTGCAAAGTAAAACGGAAGAGGCTTCCGCAATTCTCCTTACGCCGCAGCGGGCGCTGTTTCGCTACTGCCATTTCCGGCAGCATAGGCGGCCGATATCCGGCGATAGGATCGCGAGCCAAACGCCACCAGCGTCAGCATCACGCCAAGGACGCCCGCGATCGTGAAGACGAGCGCGATCCCACGCTCGGGGCCGCGGCCGTACCAGTCGCCGATCGCATCGGCGCCCGCACCGTCGGTCATCAGCGGCACGAAGATGAACTGCGTGAGCGGCGCGATAAGGAAAGCGGTGAGTGGCGAGGCGGCTTGCTCGACCGACTGGGCAAAACCGAAGACGCGCCCCTGCCGTTCGAAGGGCACGACTTTCTGCATCGCGGTCTGTTCGGCCGCTTCGGCATAGGGGCCGAGGAACATCCAGATGAAGCAGCCGACGGCCAGCAGCGGAATCGACGACTGGATCGTAAAGACGGCGGCGACGATCCATTCGACGAGGCAGACGAAAAGCAATGTGCGGATCGGGTTTTTGCCGAGCCCGGTCCGCGAAATCACGATGCCGCTGAGGATGAAGGCACAGGACATGACCGCCCAGAGTAGGCCCCATTCCTCGACCTTCATCAGCGACAGGCCATAGGCATCCATCAGCGCCATGAACACGCCGCCGAGGAGGTTGTTGAAACAGGAGAAGAGGATCAGCGCGAGGAGGCCCGGGATACCGAGCACGACGCGCAGCGTTCCGGCCAGATCTATACGGCGTGGCGCATCCTCGGTTTCGGCGTCGCGCGGCTCGTCGACGCGAATGAAAAAGAGGTGGGTTATCGCAATCAGCGAAAGGGCGACCGCAAATCCCAGCGTCGCGACCATCCCGCCCCATGCGACGAGGAAACCGCTGATCGCCGACGTGGTGAGGAAGCCGATTCCGCTGACCATCCCGACGAGCCCGTTCGCCTTGTCGCGCCGGTCCTCGGGCACCAGCAACGTCACCAGCGTCGGAAGCGCGATCATTCGGATATTGCCGACGATCACAGCGAACATCGAGACGAGGATGAAGAGCCAGAGCGTGACGCTCGCCACCTTGGCGCTGCGGATGTCCGGGTCGATCATATAGCCAGCGAGCGCGAGCGCGTAGAGCGTCAGCGACGCGATGCTCGACACCATCATCATGTTACGCTTGCCATGATGGTCGACAAGGCTGCCGAACCATATGCCCAGCATCGCGGTGAGCACGAGATAGATGCCCGCGATCATCCCAGTCGCGAACACAGACTGGGTTTCGAGGAACGTCCAGAAGGTCAGCGCAAACCACACCGTGAAATTGGTGATGTTGGCAACCAGGTTATTTGCGAGGAGGTGATGGAAGGGCTGCATGGGCTGCGCAATCTAGCAGCGCTTCGGTATCAGGCCATTCGAAAATTTGTCCAGCCCGTCAGCGGCCTAGATCGTTCCAACCACTGCCGCGAGTGCGCGCAGCCGCTCATCGTTGCGGCGATAGAACGTCCATTGTTTGATGCGTTTGGCCGTCACCAGGTCACTGCCCTGCAGGACGCGCATATGCTCGCTGAGCGTCGATGCGTTGATGCCAAGCTTTTCCGCGATCAATTGCCCGCACACGCCATCTTCGACGAGATCGCCGTCCACCTGGGGCCGGAAATGCGCGCGGGGGTCTTTCAGCCAGGCAAGGATCTGGAGGCGGCGTTCATTTCCCAGCGCGCGGAACAGCTCGGCGTTAGTCATATTGTTAATTTGCCAACTAACGAACTATATGTCAAGGCAGGCGACCAATCGAATGGAGTCACGCCATGTCCCTGCTGCCCTTTTCCACGGTCGATGTATTCACCCAAACCCGGTTCGGCGGAAATCCGCTGGCCGT
This window of the Sphingopyxis sp. CCNWLW2 genome carries:
- a CDS encoding MFS transporter — translated: MQPFHHLLANNLVANITNFTVWFALTFWTFLETQSVFATGMIAGIYLVLTAMLGIWFGSLVDHHGKRNMMMVSSIASLTLYALALAGYMIDPDIRSAKVASVTLWLFILVSMFAVIVGNIRMIALPTLVTLLVPEDRRDKANGLVGMVSGIGFLTTSAISGFLVAWGGMVATLGFAVALSLIAITHLFFIRVDEPRDAETEDAPRRIDLAGTLRVVLGIPGLLALILFSCFNNLLGGVFMALMDAYGLSLMKVEEWGLLWAVMSCAFILSGIVISRTGLGKNPIRTLLFVCLVEWIVAAVFTIQSSIPLLAVGCFIWMFLGPYAEAAEQTAMQKVVPFERQGRVFGFAQSVEQAASPLTAFLIAPLTQFIFVPLMTDGAGADAIGDWYGRGPERGIALVFTIAGVLGVMLTLVAFGSRSYRRISAAYAAGNGSSETAPAAA
- a CDS encoding CaiB/BaiF CoA transferase family protein, whose amino-acid sequence is MLSGIRIIDLTTVIFGPYATQMLADLGAEVIKVETPGTGDISRYLGSGVPDPTMGSIHLTVNRGKRSIALDLKNPEDAATLRDLIATADVFFHNVRRRAIARLGFDYEGCKALKPDIIYVHGTGFGQDGPYADLQAYDDVIQAATGTTSLLPRVDGNPSPRYFPSLIADKIAGQFGAQAILAALVHKLRTGEGQEVEVPMFECFASFMLTEHLRDAALDPPIGPAGYPRQLDPTRQPFPTRDGHLAIVPYTPESTARLMELLGSADLLETPEYAAAKAKGQHMPIIYSEIARKTPAKSNAEWLALFAANDIPAMAARDLEDIREDPHFVATGFFRHRTHPDVGAFHEMQPPVKYGAMPPQDLGFAPRVDGDGPVIRAELASDKA
- a CDS encoding ArsR/SmtB family transcription factor, giving the protein MTNAELFRALGNERRLQILAWLKDPRAHFRPQVDGDLVEDGVCGQLIAEKLGINASTLSEHMRVLQGSDLVTAKRIKQWTFYRRNDERLRALAAVVGTI